A window of the Helianthus annuus cultivar XRQ/B chromosome 4, HanXRQr2.0-SUNRISE, whole genome shotgun sequence genome harbors these coding sequences:
- the LOC110900179 gene encoding uncharacterized protein LOC110900179 translates to MKWLDEMETVVDISGCAKEDIVKFVSQSFKGDALAWWKALVQSTGKIPLYNLSWAEFVELIKDTYCPQHEVEKVETDFLTLVMKDLDCRSYVTSFNSMSRLVPYLVTPEPKRIARFIGGLAPEIKGNVKASKPTSYRSVVDLSLSLTLDAIRSKSRRITEDGKRKREDDQSHPSNKKKKGSSRFKKSQFSDKPRCKVCDKRHFGKCNQDPQAKPCGIYKKKGHKTLECRNLKDASCYGCNEKGHIKTNCPRNTKKPDEAKKTNARVFQMNTREAVNDDKVITDLNLPLSSKFHPQASNNSSQNNKWKLAKL, encoded by the coding sequence ATGaaatggttggatgagatggagaCAGTAGTTGATATCAGTGGGTGTGCCAAGGAGGACATTGTAAAGTTTGTGTCACAGTCCTTCAAAGGCGACGCCCTGGCATGGTGGAAAGCCTTAGTGCAATCCACAGGGAAGATTCCCCTATATAACCTTTCTTGGGCTGAATTTGTTGAGCTTATAAAAGACACTTACTGCCCACAACATGAAGTGGAAAAGGTAGAGACTGATTTCCTCACATTGGTCATGAAAGATCTAGATTGTAGATCTTATGTTACTAGTTTTAACTCGATGTCTCGACTCGTCCCGTATTTGGTCACTCCAGAgccaaaacgcattgcgcgttttatTGGTGGTTTAGCCCCTGAAATCAAGGGGAATGTTAAGGCTTCTAAGCCTACTTCTTATAGATCAGTTGTGGATCTTTCACTGTCTCTAACCCTTGATGCAATAAGAAGTAAGTCAAGGAGGATCACTGAGGACGGGAAGAGAAAGCGAGAAGATGATCAATCCCATCCGTCGAATAAAAAGAAGAAGGGTAGTTCTAGGTTTAAGAAAAGTCAGTTTAGTGACAAACCCAGGTGCAAGGTTTGTGATAAGAGGCACTTTGGGAAGTGCAATCAGGATCCACAAGCTAAGCCTTGTGGAATTTACAAAAAGAAAGGGCACAAAACTCTGGAGTGCCGAAACTTGAAGGATGCAagctgctatggttgtaatgaaaaagggcacattaagactaatTGCCCTAGGAATACCAAGAAACCTGATGAGGCAAAGAaaaccaatgctagggtctttcagatgaacaCCAGGGAGGCGGTGAATGATGACAAGGttataacag